Within the Taeniopygia guttata chromosome 15, bTaeGut7.mat, whole genome shotgun sequence genome, the region GCTGCCTCAGTTCTGTTATTTACTCCTCAAGATGATCTTTGGTCAAGGGGTTGAACCCCGCTCCACAAGCAGCAGGAATTCCTCCccttcaccccaaaaccaggacaAGGCTGCCCCACTGGCAGCCCCCACAGCCTCAGCTCTCATCTCCACTCCTGTGCTGAAGGGTTGGGATGCACAGCTCTGGAAAGCGCCAGGAGGGAACCAAATCCCCTATAAACCACAGCAGATTAACTCTCCCTCAcctgtgtgctggggctgggctcggGGGGAGCCACACCAGGTTTAGGAGCAGGGGGTGATggaggggctgtgccaggaccCCCCAATCTCTGCTCgctccccccagcccagggatcaccctgagcccccccacCCAACCCCTTTTTGGGGAACATCCTCGTGGCTCCATGTAACCCCACCAGCAGAAAACTGCTGTATTTCATAGGAGAGTTGTCCAAAGAACAATTATTTCATCTTAAAGCCACAATAATTTCAGGTTCCACAGTGGAGAGGGAGAGGGTGGAGTTCAATCCACCCCGTGGAGGGACTGACAGGACCGGACCCACCTTTAGGCTTTTCCAACCgaaacaattccatgattctgtgattccattcTGTGACAGCCAAAGCAGCCAGGGCCAGACATAAacaaaacaatacaaaacaatatataaatgTGCTTTTAACTGGAGGTTTCTAACGGGTCCCCGTGTGTGTGCCTGAGGGATTAACAGTGTCCAGAGGCTTCCCGTGCCGGGCAGCTGCGTCACGTCGTCACAGCAACCCGCTCACCATGGCCCTGCAGCCGCAGCTCCCTCCTGGAGATGCTTTTAATTAAAgatgggaaaggctgtgaaagCTGAGGCTGGAGGCCCTCAGAGCCCCGGGAGAACCCAGTGACCCCAGGTCTGTGCAAGCCCTGCACAGACACGTTCCACTGCATTGAGTTTTGCTGTGAAACTGTCACAGGGCACAGTGGTGGCTTTGGGGATGCTGCCATCCCCTCCTGgtcccagctcagctgtgaaAGTTATTTCACTTTTGTGTGGCTTTTCCCCAGCAATTCACACCCCAGAGAGACCTGTCGAGCCCAGATGGATGAGACGACCTTTAAAGGTCCATTCCatcccaaaccactccatgattccTGAAGCATCAGTGTCACCTCCTTAGCAAAACACACCAGGGAGAGAGAAATAAGGATTTgtcaggaggaaggaggaaacaCCATCCCATTTTACCACCTCAGCCCCAAAAACTGAGCCAGAATCCCCTCCCCTGAGTGGGACCCATGGGATGATGTTTATTCACACAAGATGAGGTTGGTCCCCATGAGATGATGCTGGTCCCTGCAGGGTCAGGCTGGTCCTTGCAGGGTCATGTCCCTGTGGGATGATGCCAGTCCCTGCAGGGTCAGGTCCCTGTGGGATGATTCTGGTCCCTGTGGGATGATGCTGGTCCCTTCAGGACCAGGCTGGTCCCTGTGGGATGATTCTGGTCCCTGTGGGATGATTCTGGTCCCTGTAGGATGATGCTGGTCCCTGTGGGATGATGCCAGTCCCTGTGGGATGATGCTGGTCCCTTCAGGACCAGGCTGGTCCCTGTGGGATGATTCTGGTCCCTGTGGGATGATTCTGGTCCCTGTGGGATGATTCTGATCCCTGTGGGATGATGCTGGTCCCTGTGGGATGATGCCAGTCCCTGTGGGATGATGCTGGTCCCCCTGAGCTGATGCTGGTCCCTGCAGGTTCAGGCCGGTTCCCccgccctggggctgctctccctggctgccttTGATCAGAGCACGGCTCTGtttccctgctctctgtgcctccGTGGGTTTTTCCAGCGGGAGGTGGGGAAGCGCAGTCAGCCTGACCCTCCCCTCCTCGGATCTGTCATCAGCAACACAGAAATCCTTCCTAACTTACTCAGCCTGAATCCTGCAGGATTTACCGGGCTGGCAGGatggcagagcagccctgcctgggtccccctgccagccctgcacccccaaacccccacagccaccccagggacAAGTGGAGCAAAAAGATGGATTTCCTCCTGTCTGTCATCGGATTCGCCGTCGATCTGGGCAACGTCTGGCGGTTCCCTTACATCTGCTACCAGAATGGAGGGGGTAAGGACACCACTGGGCTTATTTAAGTCTTCTTTTGGagaaataaatgtctttttccTCGTTTTCCATCTTTTCCACCCCGAAGAATTCACtattccttctccttctttgtttccagctgctccacTTCAGACAGGGCGGTTTAAAGGCTGACCCAACTTCTCCCGACATCTGtctcttttctgtttgtgtCTTTCTTCATTCAAAATCCTCCTCCACTCCCTCCATCCTCCTTCCCTGGggtcctttcctcctttcctggtCCTTCCCTCCATTCCTCatctttccctcctttccctgtgGGGTTAGAGGTGCCTTAGCAGCTCTAGGATGACAAAGGGAAAATTAGCATCGtccaaactgcaaaaaaaaaggattaagaTCCGTAAATTCGGGCTGGGAGGCTCACACACTTCATGATCTTGGGACTCTGGGGAGCTGCCCTTTGGGATGGCTCCTGGTTTAAAATCACCCTCATGAGCTGTGGATCCTGGCTGGAGCTCACGAGCAGCCCCAGCTTTGAGGGATCAATGGGAAGCAAAGACACAGAAACACCACGAAGGAAAAAACCTTCAGTAAATGACAACTAAATAAACTGCTTGGAATGGAGCAGGATAGAAACCCCCCTCCCATGGAAACGAAAAAGGAGGGATGAGAATTTTGTGCTGTTTGGGAAAGCGCAGCGGATTTAATTGCCAAAGTTGGCTTTCGGGGAGCATCTTCTACTGCTTGGGAAAATTAGAAGGAGATAATTAGTTCCATACTCAAGGCAAAACTGTGGATCCCAGGTGCCCACGTTGAAACAGTTATTTGtgagctgctcctgtgggactgggagcagagctgagcccctCTGCGTGCCTGTGCTTCAGGTGGGAGGTTTCCACCTGCCCCACACACACGGGGGGTGaggagtgcagggagcagctctgggggagCACAGCCCCACGGAGGGGGAACACTGGGCTCACCCACAGCCCGGGCTCTGCTTGGAAGGAAACCATTGAAAACCCTTGGTCCTCTTGGGCCAGTCctgccaggcaggcagggcagctgcaggagggtgctggggacatttgggaggtgacagggatatttgggatactgggagtgctggggttttggggatactgggaatgctggggTGCACCACACTCACATCTGTCACAGGGAGGAGCCGTGGGGGTTAAATTAACTAATCCCAGCAGAACTCAGAGAGCAGTTCCACTTCCAAAAGCTCCATGGGGTACAAGTGTAGCCCCAATAAAAATGAGGATGTTATGAATAATGCAGATTACAGCACTAATTATGTGTCTTGGGGTGGATGTGAATATTCAGTCAGATTTTCCTCCAAAACTCTTCCAGACCTGAGGGGTGCTGGGTGTCCCTCCCCTGTGCCCCAAAGGTTTGTGTGGTTCTTTGCTCCATCCTGGCCAAATGGAGCCTCCCCAGCAAGGGCTGGGActccagcagggctgtcctgggAGCCCAGGAGGCTGCAACATCAAGCAGGGTGTCACATCTCTGAGCTCCTCTGAGCAGATCATTTCCAAACTTCTCACAGACACATCCAAACCTGCTGGGGCTCTGccagaagggagggagggaggtgaCAATGCTGTGGTCCCTTGGTGTtcaccctgctctgctccccaccCTGCAGGAGCCTTCCTCATCCCCTACACGCTGATGGCAGTTTTCGGGGGGGTGCCTCTGTTCTACATGGAGCTGGCCCTGGGGCAGTTCCACAGGACAGGTGCCATCCCCATCTGGAAGCGCATCTGCCCCATCTTTAAAGGTGAGGGAGGCCCAGCTGGGGTGACACCGTGACCCCAGAGTCCccagagccctgtcccagggctgaGCCCGTCCTGCCTTCCCCAGGCATCGGCTTTGCCATCTGCATCATCGGCCTCTACGTCTCCTTCTACTACAACACCATCATTGCCTGGGCTCTCTACTACTTCTGCTCGTCCTTCTCGGGCACCCTGCCCTGGGCAAGCTGTGACAACCCCTGGAACACCCCTGACTGCACCAACTACTTTGGGAAGAGCAACGTGACCTGGAGCAACTTCTCCAGGTCCCCCGCCGAGGAGTTTTACACGTAGGTGCTCTGGGGTGGATGGTGTGAGCTGGGCACATCCCTGAGAGGGCTCTGAGGTGGGAATGTTCCTGAGGAGCTCATGGAttccctgcctggggctgagcctgctcccagctctggggatccctgcctgcaggaggAAGGTCCTGGAGATTCAGAAATCCGGGGGTCTGGATGACATCGGGGGGATCcgctggcagctgctcctctgcctcttcCTCATCTTCACCATCGTCTACTTCAGCCTGTGGAAAGGGGTGAAAACCTCTGGGAAGGTgaggagagcagggcaggagggacccCTCACCTGGTAGGATCTTGCCACCcacctcctcctcatcctcctccccatcccctgcccCTGAGGCCACCCCCAGCAAGCCCAGCACGGGGCTTTGGGTGCTGTGTGGTGACACGGGGTGACAGCTGCCTCCCCCCAGGTGGTGTGGGTGACAGCCACGCTGCCCTACGTGGTCCTGCTCATCCTGCTCATCCGAGGGGCCACCCTGCCTGGAGCCTGGAGAGGGGTTGTGTTCTACCTGCGCCCGGACTGGGGCAAGCTCCTGAGCACCACGGTGAGTGTGGGCAGCACTGGGCCATGGCAGCACCCAGAACCCCTCCCCAGGACACCCAGCCAACCCTACCCACGGGTCTAGCCCCACCACAGGGCAATGGGGCCCTTGTTCCCACAGAAACAAGGTGCCCTGGACAGGCTCTTGGAAATGTAAATCCATAATTGAATCACCCATCTCATTCTGGCTCGGTTTTGTTTGTGCTGTGCTCCCCCCTGGGCTGACAATGGGCTTCCTGTGGGTAATTACCAGGCAGCACTTGAGAATTCTCATTAAAGGTAATGAGGGCCGTGCTGCCAGCACTGAATGTGCCAGGCAGGAGTGGGCACGGCAGGCTCGGGGCtcccctccatccatccctgctcccagcgTGGGCGAGCAcgggtggcactgctgctgcagggcccagggTGGGAATGAGCTCACTCcatgccacagcagctcctcagccctCAGGACATCTCCTGgaaaaggagatggaaaaggaaagatgTCCAGGAAAGGCATCTGGACAtttgtgccagcacagccccaccccTGTGCCATGGGGTGTCCATGCCCTTGGTACTGTGGGGCAcctcccagctccatcccagccccaaggacctcctgccctgcccatcctCCTGTTGTTTCTCCCTCCAGGTTTGGGTGGATGCTGCTGCACAGATTTTCTTCTCCTTGGGCCCTGGATTTGGAGTCCTCCTTGCTCTGGCCAGTTACAACCATTTCCACAACAACTGCTACCGGTGAGGGTCCATCCCAGGGGGCAGAGCCGCAGTGGAGGCACCTTCTGGCATCTCCTGGTCCCCACTGccacatcccagcagctcctggtcccCTCTGCCAcatgccagcagctcctggtcccctctgccacatcccagcATCTCCTGGTCCCCTCTGCCAcatctcagcagctcctggtcccctctgccacatcccagcatctcctggtccccagtgccacatcccagcagctcctggtccccactgccacatcccagcagctcctggtcctCTCTGCCAcatgccagcagctcctggtcccCACTGCtacatcccagcagctcctggtcccCACTGCtacatcccagcagctcctggtccccactgccacatcccagcagctcctggtccccactgccacatcccagcagctcctggtcccctctgccacatcccagcagctcctggtcccCATTGtcacatcccagcagctcctggtcccctctgccacatcccagcagctcctggtcccctctgccacatcccagcagctcctggtcccCACTGGCAcatgccagcagctcctggtcccCTCTGCCAcatgccagcagctcctggtccctgtggctgcaggctgggcatCTTTCCCCATTTCACTGATGGTTTTGGTGTGAGGGACCAGGAGAGGGAACGGGAGTGGGGGAAggccagggcagctggaggggggTGAGGGCTGACCTGCAGTGGGGtctctccctcctttctgccTTCCAGGGATGCTCTGGTGGCCAGTGCTGTGAACTGCCTCACCAGCTTCCTCTCAGGCTTCGTCATCTTCACCGTGCTGGGCTACATGGCCGAGATGAGGGACGTGGAGGTGGAGGATGTTGCTCGAGATAAAGGttctcctccctccagcagcccctTCCCCCGGCGAATTCCcacccccagggctgtgctAGGGAACAGCCAACCAAGGCAGTGTCCCCTCCTAGGGCCCAGCCTCCTCTTCATCACCTACCCTGAAGCAATTGCCAACATGGTGGGATCCACCTTCTTCGCCATCGTTTTCTTCCTGATGATGATCACCCTGGGGCTGGACAGCACGGTAGGAGGGGACAgtccagctgtgtccccagcagggaccAGGCTGGGGACATGTCCCATGGCTGATAGTGGGGTGACTGTCACTCTGTTTCCgttaaaaaaagaagagaactaaaaaagaaaaagaaaaagttttatttctgaccacaatatataaaattctaaaagtgacagcGGATTAGAGGATGAAATGGTCACCTCTCCAACTACACTGATTAAACTAATAGTCTATCAATTCTCTCTTCTCActaagaaaatggaaaacaatcattatttacatgagcagtgcgtgagaactccagtagaaatatgtaaacatcagaaggtatagaaaacttttaaaagaactttaaaacttttaaaagaacagggtgacagGTGACAAGGTGAGTTATGgccatggggtgggatgggatgggatgggatgggatgggatgggatgggatgggatgggatgggatgggatgggatgggatgggatgggatgggatgggatgggatgggatgggatgggatgggacatccCCACTCTGCCATGCAGATTTTCTTGGagagcagggctgtccccacatcccattcccccaccccatcccagcatTTCCTTTGCAGTTTGGCGGCCTGGAGGCCGTGATCACGGCCGTGATGGATGAGTACCctcaggtcctggcagggcgACGGGAGCTCTTCGTGCTCGGCCTCATCACAGTCTGTTTCCTGGGCTCCCTTAGCACCCTCACCTACGTGAGTTCCACTGGCACCACCCTGCCCTGGCCCCCATCCCCTCCTTCACCCCGTGGGTTCTGCagcctcccctcctcctgctgctccaggggggaGCCTACGTGGtgaagctgctggaggagttcgGTGCTGGCTGCTCCATCCTGGCCGTGGTGCTGCTGGAAACCATCGCTGTCTCCTGGTTTTATGGTAAGAAACCGCCTCTGTCGTGGAAAAGGCACCTACACAGGTGTGTAGCTCTGCCCAGGTGGGTAAATCCCGGGCACTGGATCCTGGCTGTGGCTCCTGGTGTTGTGTCTGTGTGGATGTCCCTGACCCCACGTCCCCAGCGGGATCCCGGGGTTGTGAGGGCTCTCTCCTCTGGCAGGGATCCAGAGGTTCTCCCACGATGTCAAAGCCATGCTGGGCTTCACCCCGGGGCTCTTCTGGAAGCTGTGCTGGGTCGCCATCAGCCCAGCCTTGCTGGCGGTGAGTATCCATGGCCAAATTACAGACAAGGTCATCGCTGTCCCTCTggacaccctgcaggacagcccctcccctctgctgcccagctccccGTGCCATGGATAACTCCCCGCTCACCCACACGAGGTGACCAAGCTgccaggagaggggacagggctgtgggacctcatcccagccctccccgtgctgctgctccagccacgGGCACTGCCACagtgcccacagccccaggaCCTCCCCGAGAAAGGGAGCTGGAAGTTcatttcccatccttttccacagctccagggcagagctgggtgctCACACAGGTGCAAGCTCAGCTTTGTCTCACCCTCCCAGCACgcagcatccctggcagtgccagccacGGGTCCATCTCCCGTGTGCTGGGCTGGATCTGTCCCTTTGGAATGCCAGCTCCCACGGCACTTCAAAGGCAGAGGGGTCTCATCTCACCGGATCTGCAGGAGAAGAGAACTTGTGAGGATTAATTATGGCTCTAAGCACTTTGCCCTGGTTATTAAGAGAGGAGTATTATCATCAAAGCACACAGCAAATGGTTTTGTTTCAGCACGGGGCTGAGCAGCCCCCGCAGGCCACTGGCTCACGGGGCTTGTTAGACAGAGGCCCCCAGCCCTcgcccagccagggctggcactcTGGGAGATGTCCCTGTGATGTCcatgctggctgctggctgggatttgggatgatgggggagcagcaggatgtgGAGGGTgctcatagaatcatggaatcacagaatggtttgggtgggaagggacctaaAAGATCATCTCGTTCCATCCCTCATAACCTATGGGGTGAGCTGC harbors:
- the LOC100221782 gene encoding sodium-dependent serotonin transporter, which encodes MAEQPCLGPPASPAPPNPHSHPRDKWSKKMDFLLSVIGFAVDLGNVWRFPYICYQNGGGAFLIPYTLMAVFGGVPLFYMELALGQFHRTGAIPIWKRICPIFKGIGFAICIIGLYVSFYYNTIIAWALYYFCSSFSGTLPWASCDNPWNTPDCTNYFGKSNVTWSNFSRSPAEEFYTRKVLEIQKSGGLDDIGGIRWQLLLCLFLIFTIVYFSLWKGVKTSGKVVWVTATLPYVVLLILLIRGATLPGAWRGVVFYLRPDWGKLLSTTVWVDAAAQIFFSLGPGFGVLLALASYNHFHNNCYRDALVASAVNCLTSFLSGFVIFTVLGYMAEMRDVEVEDVARDKGPSLLFITYPEAIANMVGSTFFAIVFFLMMITLGLDSTFGGLEAVITAVMDEYPQVLAGRRELFVLGLITVCFLGSLSTLTYGGAYVVKLLEEFGAGCSILAVVLLETIAVSWFYGIQRFSHDVKAMLGFTPGLFWKLCWVAISPALLAFIVISSLLDQPPLTLFEHQYPEWSTSVGFLIGASSFICIPLYMVYKLVWTPGSLKQRLAVCIRPEKLLRAPQAEGVGMTPVL